Proteins encoded together in one Paracidovorax wautersii window:
- the nirJ gene encoding heme d1 biosynthesis radical SAM protein NirJ — MFRISQYLREVAQAQATGTYPAVRERRARGPVVIWNLIRRCNLTCKHCYALSADHDYAGELSTQEVFTTMDDLRAFGVPVLILSGGEPLMRPDLFDIAARAQAQGFYVGLSTNGTLIDAPMADRIAAAGFDYVGISLDGLKATHDRFRRLNGAFDLSLAAIRLLADRGVKVGLRFTMTSLNAHDLPALLELMRQEGAHKFYFSHLNYAGRGNIHRDKDAQFGATRQALDLLFDRAWQAAQEGREEDYVTGNNDADGAYLLQWVQARMPQWADALQARLQAWGGNASGVNVANIDNLGHVHPDTMWWHHDLGSVRERPFSAIWQDTSDPLMAGLKAHPRPVQGRCAQCRHFALCGGNTRVRAQQLTGNAWAEDPGCYLRDDEVYLSDPAAAASTRHAAEVAHA; from the coding sequence ATGTTCCGCATCAGCCAGTACCTGCGCGAAGTGGCGCAGGCCCAAGCCACAGGAACCTACCCGGCCGTGCGCGAGCGCCGCGCGCGGGGCCCCGTCGTCATCTGGAACCTGATCCGACGGTGCAACCTCACCTGCAAGCACTGCTACGCGCTCTCGGCCGACCACGACTACGCCGGCGAACTCAGCACGCAGGAGGTGTTCACCACCATGGACGACCTGCGCGCGTTCGGCGTTCCGGTGCTCATCCTCTCGGGCGGCGAGCCGCTCATGCGTCCCGACCTGTTCGACATCGCCGCGCGGGCGCAGGCACAGGGCTTCTACGTGGGCCTGTCCACCAACGGCACGCTGATCGACGCGCCCATGGCCGACCGCATCGCGGCGGCCGGCTTCGACTACGTGGGCATCAGCCTGGACGGGCTCAAGGCCACGCACGACCGCTTCCGCCGGCTCAATGGCGCGTTCGACCTCAGCCTGGCCGCCATCCGCCTGCTGGCCGACCGCGGCGTGAAGGTGGGGCTGCGCTTCACGATGACCTCGCTGAACGCGCACGACCTGCCGGCGCTGCTGGAACTGATGCGCCAGGAGGGCGCGCACAAGTTCTACTTCTCGCACCTGAACTACGCCGGCCGCGGCAACATCCACCGCGACAAGGATGCGCAGTTCGGCGCCACGCGCCAGGCGCTCGATCTGCTGTTCGACCGCGCCTGGCAGGCCGCGCAGGAAGGGCGGGAGGAAGACTACGTCACCGGCAACAACGATGCCGACGGCGCCTATCTGCTGCAGTGGGTGCAGGCACGCATGCCGCAATGGGCCGATGCCCTGCAGGCGCGGCTGCAGGCCTGGGGCGGCAACGCCAGCGGGGTGAACGTGGCCAACATCGACAACCTGGGCCATGTGCACCCCGACACCATGTGGTGGCACCACGACCTGGGCAGCGTGCGGGAGCGGCCCTTCTCCGCCATCTGGCAGGACACGTCCGACCCGCTCATGGCCGGGCTCAAGGCCCACCCGCGGCCGGTGCAGGGCCGGTGTGCCCAGTGCCGCCACTTCGCGCTGTGCGGCGGCAACACGCGCGTGCGCGCCCAGCAGCTCACCGGCAATGCCTGGGCGGAAGACCCCGGCTGCTATTTGCGCGACGACGAGGTGTACCTGAGCGATCCTGCCGCTGCAGCATCCACCCGCCACGCCGCCGAGGTGGCCCATGCCTGA